Proteins from a genomic interval of Gemmatimonadaceae bacterium:
- a CDS encoding HD domain-containing protein → MEILRDPLWNNIRLDPLALTLLETPVVQRLRYVRQLGLAFLVYPGATHSRFEHALGAWHLAGMAMRLLEERGALAGISVRDQQVVRAAALLHDVGHYPFSHALEEIGVTDHEEVARPLITSGIIADHLQAALGPTAPEEIFALIAGRSAHPLQGLISGSIDLDKIEYLKRDATMCGVPYGEIDVDRLLNSLVVVSTSEGARAVGVHEKGLSALESLLFAKYQMYRNVYWHHAVRSATAMYKRLVAVAIETGAVDSRAVARFTDEGLLVHLDTPSLCAEARQLLDAIRVRQLHKRAYECPAATLGDEVGEWIASDYALTRQVEDALARELALPSGAVLLDYPAKTQMLGLDLPMLRRDGRVEHLTAAGWDGAINLPRLSEELYRSARRLRVLTANRAPVPADRVLSVLRLEASDVRERLADGRPLLS, encoded by the coding sequence ATGGAAATCCTGCGTGATCCGCTATGGAACAACATCCGGCTCGACCCGCTGGCGCTCACCCTGCTCGAGACGCCCGTGGTGCAGCGCCTGCGCTACGTGCGCCAGCTCGGCCTGGCCTTCCTGGTCTACCCGGGCGCCACCCATTCCCGGTTCGAGCATGCGCTCGGTGCCTGGCACCTCGCCGGCATGGCCATGCGCCTCCTCGAAGAGCGCGGCGCACTCGCCGGCATCAGCGTCCGCGACCAGCAGGTCGTGCGCGCGGCCGCCCTGCTCCATGACGTGGGCCACTACCCGTTCTCGCACGCGCTCGAGGAGATCGGTGTCACCGACCACGAGGAAGTCGCCCGCCCGCTGATCACGAGTGGTATCATCGCCGACCATCTGCAGGCCGCGCTCGGCCCAACGGCCCCCGAGGAGATCTTCGCCCTCATCGCCGGACGCAGCGCGCACCCGCTGCAGGGGCTCATCTCGGGGTCGATCGATCTGGACAAGATCGAGTACCTCAAGCGCGACGCGACGATGTGTGGCGTCCCCTACGGCGAGATCGATGTCGATCGGCTGCTCAATTCACTCGTGGTGGTCAGCACGAGCGAGGGCGCGCGTGCCGTTGGGGTGCACGAGAAGGGCCTCTCCGCGCTCGAATCCCTGCTGTTCGCCAAGTACCAGATGTATCGCAACGTGTACTGGCACCATGCGGTGCGCAGCGCCACGGCGATGTACAAGCGACTGGTCGCGGTGGCGATTGAAACCGGCGCGGTCGATTCGCGAGCTGTGGCGCGCTTCACCGATGAAGGACTGCTCGTCCACCTCGACACACCGTCACTGTGCGCGGAGGCCCGGCAGCTGCTCGATGCCATACGCGTACGCCAGCTGCACAAGCGCGCCTACGAGTGTCCGGCCGCGACGCTTGGCGACGAGGTCGGCGAGTGGATTGCCTCCGACTACGCGCTGACCCGCCAGGTGGAGGACGCGCTCGCCCGGGAGCTCGCGCTCCCGTCCGGGGCGGTGCTACTCGACTATCCCGCCAAGACCCAGATGCTTGGGCTCGATCTGCCCATGCTGCGGCGCGACGGTCGCGTCGAGCACCTGACCGCGGCGGGCTGGGATGGGGCCATCAATCTCCCCCGACTGAGCGAAGAGCTCTACCGGAGCGCCCGGCGGCTTCGGGTTCTCACCGCCAATCGGGCCCCCGTTCCGGCGGATCGGGTGCTGTCGGTACTCCGTCTGGAGGCCAGCGACGTCCGGGAGCGGCTGGCGGACGGTCGACCGCTGCTCAGCTAG
- a CDS encoding Stp1/IreP family PP2C-type Ser/Thr phosphatase: protein MQLSVAAGTDVGRIRAGNEDSLYADADQERGLFIVADGMGGHAAGEVASEMAVQIVARDLTDVRDVAQDAAGPRMAEALKAANRAIYERTIEEADKQGMGTTASCLMMGQGRYLIGHIGDSRVYLLRDGVFRQVTKDHSYVQEQVDAGFLTPEQARYHPYSNVITRCVGANAAVEADILTGEIQNGDLFLVASDGLTGMVEDPQLKKIMESQQTPGAMVAAMITEANRRGGLDNITAIVVQVLQVHGNAA, encoded by the coding sequence GTGCAGCTTTCTGTCGCCGCCGGTACCGATGTCGGACGCATTCGGGCAGGCAACGAAGACAGTCTTTATGCCGATGCCGATCAGGAGCGCGGGCTCTTCATCGTGGCCGATGGCATGGGCGGGCACGCCGCGGGGGAAGTGGCGAGCGAGATGGCTGTCCAGATCGTGGCCCGCGACCTCACCGACGTCCGCGATGTCGCACAGGACGCCGCCGGCCCCCGAATGGCCGAGGCCCTGAAGGCCGCCAATCGCGCGATCTACGAGCGCACGATCGAGGAAGCGGACAAGCAGGGGATGGGCACCACCGCGTCGTGCCTCATGATGGGGCAGGGGCGCTACCTCATCGGCCACATCGGCGACTCCCGCGTCTACCTGCTGCGGGACGGGGTCTTCCGGCAGGTCACCAAGGACCACTCCTACGTACAGGAGCAGGTTGACGCCGGTTTCCTTACGCCGGAACAGGCGCGCTACCACCCCTACAGCAACGTGATCACCCGGTGCGTGGGGGCCAACGCCGCCGTGGAGGCGGACATCCTCACGGGCGAGATCCAGAACGGCGACCTCTTCCTGGTCGCTTCCGACGGTCTCACCGGCATGGTCGAGGATCCGCAGCTCAAGAAGATCATGGAGTCCCAGCAGACGCCGGGTGCCATGGTGGCGGCCATGATCACCGAGGCGAACCGCCGAGGTGGTCTCGACAATATCACGGCCATCGTCGTGCAGGTCCTTCAGGTGCACGGCAACGCCGCCTGA
- a CDS encoding ABC transporter ATP-binding protein/permease: MAAVAGSGSPDDDALGKAYDARLVRRLLVYVRPYRPLMLAALSCIAVAAAMQLAGPFLTRWVIDRALPTRDGGLVTRVALAFAALLVVQFAAAFGENWFTSLLGQRVMRDLRDAVFARLQALPISYFDRTPVGRLVTRVTSDVEALNELFTAGVVSGLGDLFTLLAIGVAMLVVNWRLALAAFVVIPFVLLASRLFQQRVRNAYREIRARLARLNAFLGERLAGLRIVQLFGREPREIARFQTLNQEHLDAHLRSITVYALYFPVIEFLTTLALASLLMTAGEQVGSGALTVGTVAAFLQLVRRFFQPLQDLSEKYNILQGAMAAAERIFGLLDTPEAPGLAPTANRMERVAALRATGVTVTFDDVWFAYGREGGVTEESATDAAPTPVATSDEPRWVLRGVSFTAAPGQSIALVGHTGAGKTTIVNLLLRFHEPQRGRILVNGTDIRELPVDVLRSVVGYVQQDIFLFAGDIASNLRLSAAIDDTALAAAAARVGADRVIDRLPQGWRHELGERGGGVSVGERQLLAFARAIAADPALLILDEATSAVDSHIEAEIQQAVSALMAGRTTLAIAHRLSTIVHADEILVLHHGEVVERGTHRALVAAGGLYERLFRLQAGDLRPATSSPRLPTGATFG, from the coding sequence ATGGCTGCCGTAGCTGGATCCGGATCTCCCGACGACGACGCGCTGGGGAAGGCGTACGACGCGCGTCTCGTGCGGCGTCTTCTGGTATACGTGCGTCCATACCGGCCGCTCATGCTGGCAGCGCTCAGCTGCATTGCGGTCGCGGCGGCCATGCAACTGGCGGGCCCCTTCCTGACGCGCTGGGTCATCGACCGGGCGCTCCCCACCCGCGACGGTGGGCTGGTGACGCGGGTCGCCCTCGCGTTCGCCGCGTTGCTGGTGGTCCAGTTTGCCGCCGCCTTCGGCGAGAACTGGTTCACCTCGCTGCTCGGGCAGCGGGTGATGCGCGATCTGCGGGATGCGGTCTTTGCCCGACTGCAGGCGCTGCCCATCAGCTACTTCGACCGGACCCCGGTCGGGCGGCTCGTCACCCGCGTGACCAGCGATGTGGAGGCGCTCAACGAGCTCTTCACCGCGGGCGTCGTCTCGGGCCTGGGGGATCTGTTCACGCTGCTTGCCATCGGCGTGGCCATGCTGGTCGTCAACTGGCGGCTGGCCCTGGCGGCGTTCGTCGTGATCCCGTTCGTGCTGCTGGCGTCGCGCCTCTTCCAGCAGCGGGTGCGAAACGCGTACCGGGAGATCCGCGCGCGCCTGGCCCGGCTGAATGCCTTCCTCGGCGAGCGCCTGGCCGGGCTGCGCATCGTGCAGCTCTTTGGGCGCGAACCACGCGAGATCGCGCGCTTCCAGACTCTCAATCAGGAGCATCTGGATGCGCACCTGCGCTCGATCACGGTCTATGCGCTGTACTTCCCGGTCATCGAGTTTCTGACCACGCTTGCCCTCGCGAGCCTGCTGATGACGGCGGGGGAGCAGGTGGGCTCGGGTGCTCTCACCGTGGGCACCGTCGCGGCATTCCTGCAACTCGTGCGTCGCTTCTTTCAGCCGCTGCAGGACCTCTCGGAGAAGTACAACATCCTGCAGGGCGCCATGGCGGCGGCCGAACGGATCTTCGGCCTGCTCGATACGCCGGAGGCACCGGGGCTCGCGCCCACGGCGAACCGGATGGAGCGCGTCGCCGCGCTGCGGGCGACCGGGGTCACCGTCACCTTCGACGACGTGTGGTTCGCGTATGGCCGGGAGGGGGGCGTGACCGAGGAGAGCGCGACCGATGCCGCGCCGACCCCGGTCGCGACGTCCGACGAGCCCCGGTGGGTGCTGCGGGGCGTGTCGTTCACCGCCGCACCCGGGCAGTCCATCGCGCTGGTGGGGCATACCGGGGCCGGCAAGACGACCATCGTCAACCTGCTCCTGCGCTTCCACGAGCCACAGCGCGGCCGCATTCTGGTCAATGGCACGGACATTCGGGAGCTGCCCGTGGACGTCCTGCGGTCGGTCGTCGGGTATGTCCAACAGGACATCTTCCTCTTTGCCGGCGATATCGCGAGTAATCTCCGGCTCTCTGCCGCCATCGACGACACCGCCTTGGCCGCCGCCGCCGCACGGGTGGGTGCCGACCGGGTGATCGACCGGCTGCCACAGGGATGGCGTCACGAGCTGGGCGAACGCGGTGGCGGCGTCAGCGTCGGAGAGCGTCAGCTGCTCGCCTTCGCCCGCGCTATTGCGGCTGATCCCGCGCTCCTCATCCTGGACGAAGCCACCAGCGCCGTCGATTCGCACATCGAGGCCGAGATCCAGCAGGCCGTGTCGGCGCTCATGGCCGGCCGGACCACGCTCGCGATTGCCCACCGCCTGAGCACCATCGTGCACGCCGACGAGATCCTGGTGCTCCATCACGGCGAGGTCGTCGAGCGCGGCACCCACCGTGCGCTGGTGGCCGCCGGTGGCCTCTATGAGCGGCTCTTTCGGCTGCAGGCCGGCGATTTGCGGCCAGCGACCTCGTCGCCACGCTTGCCAACCGGCGCAACCTTCGGGTAG
- the uvrA gene encoding excinuclease ABC subunit UvrA, whose product MKDKIRIRGARQHNLKGFDLDLPRRAITVVTGVSGSGKSSLAFDTIYAEGQRRYVESLSAYARQFLERMEKPAVDSVDGLSPAVAIEQKNPTRTSRSTVGTATEIYDYLRLLWARVGRTYCRVCNRELKPDTVQSVTDIALALPEGTRFMVACPLVRSTEVTHAVIAENLRARGFVRVAVGTTVHHLDELTPAVLDLASAADVLVVIDRLRVESTSRGRIADAVQTAFNEGDGDAVLLFPEPVQPPAGLVAGDRPTPRLSFTERFECPNDGTRAPLPTPQLFSFNNPRGACPTCNGFGATLDYDEALIVPNQERSVREGAIDPWTAPRYEKQRRLVVEFARTIGVSPDTPWKQLPAKAREQFLHAKTRAYTGIYPFLDALEEKKYKQYIRIFLRQYQSARDCRSCGGTKLQPDALQVRVTDRTIADVARLPVRDLRTWLDDLSLTGADAQIADTVLREARARTRFLSDVGLTYLTLDRATRTLSGGEAQRITLANALGAALVDATYVLDEPSIGLHPRDLDRLLTLLVRLRELGNTVIMVEHDLEAMRIADHMVEMGPAAGEHGGQVVFSGPMRDVAQSPLTGQYLTGARTIPVPAHRRPVGPRWLELTGARAHNVHGVDLRIPLGAMTVVTGVSGSGKSTLVHDVLFHALESSLHGEHSAKEHLGETVGSYTSLTGAEHLDDVVLVDQSPIGKSPRSNPVTYVKAYDEIRKLFAETPLSKTRGYGPGHFSFNVAGGRCETCEGAGAIEVEMVFMADVFVPCDACGGKRFKPEVLEVRVKNKTIADVLELTVDEAIRFFPREDKLAQALWHVQQVGLGYLRLGQPATTLSGGEAQRLKIARELALTAKGAARKLYVLDEPTTGLHLEDIRRLAQVFERLLDQGHTLLLIEHHLDVIKLADWIVDLGPDGGDGGGRVVVAGRPEEIVRHAGSHTGKWLATVLPTS is encoded by the coding sequence ATGAAGGACAAGATCCGTATCCGCGGGGCCCGGCAGCACAATCTCAAAGGCTTCGACCTGGACCTCCCCCGACGGGCCATCACCGTGGTGACCGGCGTGTCGGGGTCGGGGAAATCGTCGCTGGCGTTCGACACGATCTATGCCGAAGGACAGCGGCGCTACGTGGAGTCGCTCTCGGCGTACGCGCGCCAGTTCCTCGAGCGCATGGAGAAGCCGGCGGTCGACTCGGTGGACGGCCTCTCGCCAGCCGTGGCGATCGAGCAGAAGAATCCGACGCGCACGTCGCGCTCCACCGTGGGAACCGCGACCGAGATCTACGACTATCTCCGCCTGCTCTGGGCCCGCGTGGGGCGCACCTACTGCCGGGTCTGCAACCGCGAGCTCAAGCCGGATACGGTGCAGTCGGTCACGGATATCGCGCTGGCGTTGCCGGAGGGCACGCGCTTCATGGTCGCCTGCCCGTTGGTGCGCTCCACCGAGGTCACGCATGCCGTGATCGCCGAGAATCTGCGCGCCCGCGGATTCGTGCGCGTGGCCGTGGGGACGACCGTGCATCACCTCGATGAGCTCACGCCGGCGGTGCTGGACCTGGCGAGCGCCGCCGACGTGCTCGTGGTCATCGACCGCTTGCGCGTGGAGAGCACGAGCCGCGGACGCATCGCCGACGCCGTGCAGACCGCGTTCAACGAGGGGGACGGCGATGCGGTGCTGCTCTTCCCCGAACCGGTGCAGCCGCCGGCCGGACTCGTGGCCGGCGACCGCCCCACGCCGCGGCTGTCGTTCACCGAACGCTTCGAGTGCCCGAATGACGGGACGCGCGCGCCGCTGCCCACGCCGCAGCTGTTCTCGTTCAACAATCCGCGCGGCGCCTGCCCCACCTGCAACGGATTCGGTGCCACGCTCGATTACGACGAAGCGCTGATCGTCCCCAATCAGGAGCGCTCGGTGCGCGAGGGCGCCATCGACCCGTGGACGGCGCCGCGCTACGAAAAGCAGCGCCGGCTGGTGGTGGAGTTTGCCCGCACGATCGGGGTAAGCCCCGATACACCGTGGAAGCAGTTGCCGGCGAAAGCGCGCGAACAGTTCCTGCACGCCAAAACGCGCGCGTATACCGGCATCTATCCCTTCCTCGACGCGCTGGAGGAGAAGAAGTACAAGCAGTACATCCGCATCTTCCTGCGGCAGTACCAGAGTGCCCGCGACTGCCGCAGCTGCGGCGGCACCAAGCTGCAACCGGATGCGCTGCAGGTCCGCGTGACCGATCGCACCATTGCCGATGTCGCGCGCCTGCCGGTCCGCGACCTGCGCACGTGGCTGGACGACCTGTCGCTCACCGGGGCGGATGCGCAGATCGCCGACACGGTGCTGCGGGAGGCCCGCGCGCGCACCCGCTTTCTGAGCGACGTCGGACTCACGTACCTCACGCTCGATCGCGCGACCCGCACGCTCTCGGGCGGCGAAGCGCAGCGCATCACCTTGGCCAATGCGCTTGGGGCCGCGCTCGTGGACGCGACCTATGTGCTCGACGAGCCGAGCATCGGCCTGCATCCCCGCGATCTCGATCGCCTGCTCACGCTGCTCGTGCGGCTCCGGGAGCTCGGCAACACCGTCATCATGGTGGAGCATGACCTGGAGGCGATGCGCATCGCCGACCACATGGTGGAGATGGGCCCGGCCGCAGGCGAGCATGGCGGCCAGGTGGTGTTCAGTGGCCCGATGCGCGACGTCGCGCAGAGCCCGTTGACCGGTCAGTACCTCACCGGCGCGCGCACGATTCCGGTGCCGGCGCACCGCCGCCCGGTGGGACCACGCTGGCTCGAGCTCACCGGCGCCCGCGCGCACAACGTGCACGGTGTGGACCTGCGCATTCCGCTCGGGGCGATGACGGTAGTGACGGGGGTGTCAGGCTCGGGCAAGAGCACACTCGTGCACGATGTGCTCTTTCACGCGCTGGAGTCGTCGCTGCACGGCGAGCATTCGGCCAAGGAGCATCTGGGGGAGACCGTCGGCAGCTACACCAGCCTCACCGGTGCCGAGCATCTCGATGATGTGGTGCTCGTGGACCAGAGCCCGATCGGCAAGTCTCCCCGCTCGAATCCGGTGACATACGTGAAGGCGTACGACGAAATCCGGAAGCTGTTCGCCGAAACGCCGCTGTCGAAGACGCGGGGCTACGGGCCTGGCCACTTTTCCTTCAATGTGGCGGGCGGGCGATGCGAGACCTGCGAGGGGGCCGGCGCGATCGAAGTGGAGATGGTGTTCATGGCCGACGTCTTCGTGCCCTGCGACGCCTGCGGCGGCAAGCGCTTCAAGCCCGAGGTGCTGGAGGTCCGCGTCAAGAACAAAACGATCGCCGACGTGCTCGAGCTGACGGTCGACGAAGCCATTCGCTTCTTCCCCCGCGAAGACAAACTCGCGCAGGCGCTCTGGCATGTGCAGCAGGTCGGCCTGGGGTATCTGCGCCTGGGCCAACCGGCGACGACGCTCAGCGGCGGCGAGGCGCAGCGCCTCAAGATCGCGCGCGAGCTGGCGCTCACCGCGAAAGGCGCCGCGCGCAAACTGTACGTCCTGGATGAGCCCACCACCGGCCTCCATCTCGAGGACATCCGCCGGTTGGCCCAGGTGTTTGAGCGCCTGCTGGATCAGGGCCATACCCTGCTGCTGATCGAGCATCATCTGGATGTGATCAAGCTCGCCGACTGGATCGTGGACCTGGGCCCCGATGGCGGCGACGGCGGCGGGCGCGTGGTGGTCGCGGGGCGCCCCGAGGAGATCGTGCGGCACGCGGGTTCGCATACCGGCAAGTGGCTGGCGACGGTGCTGCCCACGTCGTAA